A region of Helicoverpa zea isolate HzStark_Cry1AcR chromosome 16, ilHelZeax1.1, whole genome shotgun sequence DNA encodes the following proteins:
- the LOC124637737 gene encoding GATOR complex protein MIOS isoform X1: protein MSGAKLEVLWSPIHHDKFILWGPDITLYEVSRIKEIEKKTTFTPISSTRGATVLASQSASGVSCVDISAIPEQPEPLLALGYASGRVALTTLKQTYDPLGLVGREFTCRYPRLCNSVSWSHMETNLLAVAMEKNRNDHCILLWDVYRGSLLSEEAKASDASPSAATESPRPMAEMGLSETAHCVTWANFSSRTLIASMNLKYIKIFDLRDLSNKAVTMTTTKYCYGICAEPCGGYQIASRGEGVACVWDARALQKPLLTIQHPRPLAQLQWCPTRRNLLVSLQRDSTTLRIHDIQQANSDNKLNVSDSTSSQTAAPAVEAELEEQYPRGPSVLERDVALGAAPAPLLGYGWHPAHEGRLLAVCASGALVDYTVCERVTVSWGGGGSLVWTGGGGALRMMRDDFYAAIQDISFVMKKRAQTDYGLKPDLWQNADLADDDALSGLWHFLALSKSLVEDGCIRNSPWKHPGVRTVLRSVGDGGYRSEIVPSLLPDLPNRRVTIYRSAERTRALQLCGWGWGWENALAGVERAEAEGTPCRAAALAAFQLRVRAALDVLARAHEPMLRVVALALAGLSDERLWREALGGAAAALPDPYLRALLRFLAASAPAHPHHHQPPQHHPDLAAVLNETEMRLEDRVAFACIFLPDSKLHEYVSSTCAALVQAGELAGVLLTGAGAEALPLLQRWLEATGDVQSAALVAARCFTPELLKDQRTQNWLDSYRTILDSWQLWWARCALDTWVCGAEGGAEWAGAGAGPGGAGAGAGGVPRQVCVACTYCGKSVAAPPGHNRPRVAFARLPPPAAKMKQISSCPNCRKPLPRCGVCSLHVGTSAGGAGGAGGAGGAAFGSWFSWCVACRHGGHAQHLINWFKEHTECPVSSCNCHCATLDPPDRHD from the exons atgtcggGCGCTAAATTGGAAGTTCTTTGGTCTCCAATACACCACGACAAGTTTATATTATGGGGCCCAGACATAACCTTATACGAAGTTTCTCGGATAAaagaaattgagaaaaaaacaaCAT tcaCTCCAATATCTTCAACAAGAGGAGCAACAGTCCTAGCATCACAGAGTGCCAGCGGAGTCAGCTGTGTGGACATCAGTGCCATCCCAGAGCAACCGGAGCCATTGCTGGCACTCGGCTATGCCAGCGGCAGGGTGGCACTCACTACTCTTAAGCAAACATATGACCCACTGGGACTTGTGGGCAGAGAGTTCA CTTGTCGCTATCCGCGGCTATGTAACTCAGTGTCATGGAGTCACATGGAGACCAACTTACTGGCGGTGGCCATGGAGAAGAACCGCAATGACCACTGCATACTGTTGTGGGATGTGTACCGAGGATCATTGCTGTCGGAAGAGGCTAAAG CTTCCGATGCATCGCCGTCAGCAGCGACGGAATCTCCGCGCCCCATGGCCGAGATGGGGCTCTCGGAGACAGCCCACTGCGTCACGTGGGCAAACTTCTCTAGCAGGACGCTTATCGCTTCCATGAATCTTAAATACATCAAGATATTTGATCTTAGAG atttatcaAACAAGGCAGTGACAATGACAACGACTAAATATTGTTACGGAATATGCGCGGAGCCCTGCGGGGGCTATCAGATCGCGTCTCGCGGAGAAGGCGTGGCCTGCGTGTGGGATGCGCGGGCGCTGCAGAAACCGCTGCTCACCATACAGCATCCAAGACCTTTGGCTCAGCTGCAGTGGTGTCCCACCAG gcGTAACTTGCTGGTGTCGCTACAGCGGGATTCCACTACGCTGCGTATACATGATATACAGCAGGCGAACAGTGACAACAAATTGAATGTATCTGATAGCACGAGTTCG CAGACAGCCGCCCCGGCGGTGGAGGCGGAGCTGGAGGAGCAGTACCCGCGCGGGCCGAGCGTGCTGGAGCGCGACGtggcgctgggcgcggcgccggcgccgctgCTGGGCTACGGCTGGCATCCCGCGCACGAGGGCCGCCTGCTCGCGGTCTGTGCTAGTG GAGCGCTAGTAGACTACACAGTGTGCGAGCGTGTGACTGTCTCGTGGGGGGGCGGCGGCTCGCTGGTGTGGACGGGCGGGGGCGGAGCCCTGCGCATGATGCGCGACGACTTTTACGCCGCCATACAGGACATCTCCTTTGTCATGAAGAAGAGAGCACAAACTGATTATGGACTTAAG CCAGACTTATGGCAGAACGCAGACTTGGCCGATGACGACGCACTGAGTGGTCTCTGGCATTTCCTGGCGCTCAGCAAGTCTCTTGTTGAAGATG GTTGCATCCGCAATAGTCCGTGGAAGCACCCCGGTGTCCGCACGGTGCTGCGGTCTGTGGGTGACGGTGGTTACCGTTCGGAGATAGTGCCTTCTCTTCTGCCAGATTTGCCCAATAGAAGAGTTACTATTTATAG GAGTGCGGAGCGCACGCGGGCGCTGCAGCTGTGCGGGTGGGGGTGGGGCTGGGAGAACGCGCTGGCGGGCGTGGAGCGCGCCGAGGCCGAGGGCACGCCGTGCCGGGCCGCCGCCCTCGCCGCCTTCCAgctgcgcgtgcgcgccgcgctCGACGTGCTGGCGAGGGCGCACGAGCCCATGCTGCGGGTCGTCGCGCTGGCGCTTGCAG GTCTGTCGGACGAGCGCTTGTGGCGCGAGGCgctgggcggcgcggcggcggcgctgccGGACCCCTACCTGCGCGCGCTGCTGCGCTTCCTGGCCGCCTCCGCGCCCGCGCACCCGCACCACCACCAGCCGCCGCAGCACCACCCCGACCTCGCCGCCGTGCTT AACGAAACGGAAATGCGTTTAGAAGACCGCGTAGCCTTCGCCTGCATCTTCCTCCCAGACAGCAAGCTGCACGAGTACGTGTCGAGCACGTGTGCTGCGCTGGTGCAGGCGGGCGAGCTGGCCGGCGTGCTGCTGACCGGCGCCGGCGCCGAGGCGCTGCCGCTGCTGCAGCGCTGGCTGGAGGCCACGGGGGACGTGCAGTCGGCGGCGCTGGTGGCCGCCCGGTGCTTCACGCCGGAGCTGCTCAAGGATCAGAGAACGCAGAACTGGCTTGACAG CTACCGCACGATCCTGGACAGCTGGCAGCTGTGGTGGGCACGATGTGCTCTAGACACGTGGGTGTGCGGCGCGGAGGGCGGCGCCGAGTGGgcgggcgcgggggcggggccgggcggcgcgggggcgggcgcGGGGGGCGTGCCCCGCCAGGTGTGCGTGGCCTGCACCTACTGCGGCAAGTCGGTGGCCGCGCCGCCCGGACACAACCGGCCCCGCGTCGCCTTCGCCAGGCTGCCACCACCTGCTGCTAAGATGAAG CAAATCTCCTCATGTCCAAACTGCCGCAAGCCTCTCCCTCGTTGCGGGGTGTGCTCGCTGCACGTGGGCACGAgcgcgggcggggcgggcggGGCGGGTGGGGCGGGTGGGGCGGCGTTCGGCTCGTGGTTCAGCTGGTGCGTGGCGTGTCGGCACGGCGGGCACGCGCAGCATCTCATCAACTGGTTCAA GGAGCACACGGAGTGTCCAGTCAGCTCGTGTAACTGTCACTGTGCCACGCTTGACCCGCCCGACAGGCACGACTAG
- the LOC124637737 gene encoding GATOR complex protein MIOS isoform X2: MSGAKLEVLWSPIHHDKFILWGPDITLYEVSRIKEIEKKTTFTPISSTRGATVLASQSASGVSCVDISAIPEQPEPLLALGYASGRVALTTLKQTYDPLGLVGREFTCRYPRLCNSVSWSHMETNLLAVAMEKNRNDHCILLWDVYRGSLLSEEAKASDASPSAATESPRPMAEMGLSETAHCVTWANFSSRTLIASMNLKYIKIFDLRDLSNKAVTMTTTKYCYGICAEPCGGYQIASRGEGVACVWDARALQKPLLTIQHPRPLAQLQWCPTRRNLLVSLQRDSTTLRIHDIQQANSDNKLNVSDSTSSTAAPAVEAELEEQYPRGPSVLERDVALGAAPAPLLGYGWHPAHEGRLLAVCASGALVDYTVCERVTVSWGGGGSLVWTGGGGALRMMRDDFYAAIQDISFVMKKRAQTDYGLKPDLWQNADLADDDALSGLWHFLALSKSLVEDGCIRNSPWKHPGVRTVLRSVGDGGYRSEIVPSLLPDLPNRRVTIYRSAERTRALQLCGWGWGWENALAGVERAEAEGTPCRAAALAAFQLRVRAALDVLARAHEPMLRVVALALAGLSDERLWREALGGAAAALPDPYLRALLRFLAASAPAHPHHHQPPQHHPDLAAVLNETEMRLEDRVAFACIFLPDSKLHEYVSSTCAALVQAGELAGVLLTGAGAEALPLLQRWLEATGDVQSAALVAARCFTPELLKDQRTQNWLDSYRTILDSWQLWWARCALDTWVCGAEGGAEWAGAGAGPGGAGAGAGGVPRQVCVACTYCGKSVAAPPGHNRPRVAFARLPPPAAKMKQISSCPNCRKPLPRCGVCSLHVGTSAGGAGGAGGAGGAAFGSWFSWCVACRHGGHAQHLINWFKEHTECPVSSCNCHCATLDPPDRHD; the protein is encoded by the exons atgtcggGCGCTAAATTGGAAGTTCTTTGGTCTCCAATACACCACGACAAGTTTATATTATGGGGCCCAGACATAACCTTATACGAAGTTTCTCGGATAAaagaaattgagaaaaaaacaaCAT tcaCTCCAATATCTTCAACAAGAGGAGCAACAGTCCTAGCATCACAGAGTGCCAGCGGAGTCAGCTGTGTGGACATCAGTGCCATCCCAGAGCAACCGGAGCCATTGCTGGCACTCGGCTATGCCAGCGGCAGGGTGGCACTCACTACTCTTAAGCAAACATATGACCCACTGGGACTTGTGGGCAGAGAGTTCA CTTGTCGCTATCCGCGGCTATGTAACTCAGTGTCATGGAGTCACATGGAGACCAACTTACTGGCGGTGGCCATGGAGAAGAACCGCAATGACCACTGCATACTGTTGTGGGATGTGTACCGAGGATCATTGCTGTCGGAAGAGGCTAAAG CTTCCGATGCATCGCCGTCAGCAGCGACGGAATCTCCGCGCCCCATGGCCGAGATGGGGCTCTCGGAGACAGCCCACTGCGTCACGTGGGCAAACTTCTCTAGCAGGACGCTTATCGCTTCCATGAATCTTAAATACATCAAGATATTTGATCTTAGAG atttatcaAACAAGGCAGTGACAATGACAACGACTAAATATTGTTACGGAATATGCGCGGAGCCCTGCGGGGGCTATCAGATCGCGTCTCGCGGAGAAGGCGTGGCCTGCGTGTGGGATGCGCGGGCGCTGCAGAAACCGCTGCTCACCATACAGCATCCAAGACCTTTGGCTCAGCTGCAGTGGTGTCCCACCAG gcGTAACTTGCTGGTGTCGCTACAGCGGGATTCCACTACGCTGCGTATACATGATATACAGCAGGCGAACAGTGACAACAAATTGAATGTATCTGATAGCACGAGTTCG ACAGCCGCCCCGGCGGTGGAGGCGGAGCTGGAGGAGCAGTACCCGCGCGGGCCGAGCGTGCTGGAGCGCGACGtggcgctgggcgcggcgccggcgccgctgCTGGGCTACGGCTGGCATCCCGCGCACGAGGGCCGCCTGCTCGCGGTCTGTGCTAGTG GAGCGCTAGTAGACTACACAGTGTGCGAGCGTGTGACTGTCTCGTGGGGGGGCGGCGGCTCGCTGGTGTGGACGGGCGGGGGCGGAGCCCTGCGCATGATGCGCGACGACTTTTACGCCGCCATACAGGACATCTCCTTTGTCATGAAGAAGAGAGCACAAACTGATTATGGACTTAAG CCAGACTTATGGCAGAACGCAGACTTGGCCGATGACGACGCACTGAGTGGTCTCTGGCATTTCCTGGCGCTCAGCAAGTCTCTTGTTGAAGATG GTTGCATCCGCAATAGTCCGTGGAAGCACCCCGGTGTCCGCACGGTGCTGCGGTCTGTGGGTGACGGTGGTTACCGTTCGGAGATAGTGCCTTCTCTTCTGCCAGATTTGCCCAATAGAAGAGTTACTATTTATAG GAGTGCGGAGCGCACGCGGGCGCTGCAGCTGTGCGGGTGGGGGTGGGGCTGGGAGAACGCGCTGGCGGGCGTGGAGCGCGCCGAGGCCGAGGGCACGCCGTGCCGGGCCGCCGCCCTCGCCGCCTTCCAgctgcgcgtgcgcgccgcgctCGACGTGCTGGCGAGGGCGCACGAGCCCATGCTGCGGGTCGTCGCGCTGGCGCTTGCAG GTCTGTCGGACGAGCGCTTGTGGCGCGAGGCgctgggcggcgcggcggcggcgctgccGGACCCCTACCTGCGCGCGCTGCTGCGCTTCCTGGCCGCCTCCGCGCCCGCGCACCCGCACCACCACCAGCCGCCGCAGCACCACCCCGACCTCGCCGCCGTGCTT AACGAAACGGAAATGCGTTTAGAAGACCGCGTAGCCTTCGCCTGCATCTTCCTCCCAGACAGCAAGCTGCACGAGTACGTGTCGAGCACGTGTGCTGCGCTGGTGCAGGCGGGCGAGCTGGCCGGCGTGCTGCTGACCGGCGCCGGCGCCGAGGCGCTGCCGCTGCTGCAGCGCTGGCTGGAGGCCACGGGGGACGTGCAGTCGGCGGCGCTGGTGGCCGCCCGGTGCTTCACGCCGGAGCTGCTCAAGGATCAGAGAACGCAGAACTGGCTTGACAG CTACCGCACGATCCTGGACAGCTGGCAGCTGTGGTGGGCACGATGTGCTCTAGACACGTGGGTGTGCGGCGCGGAGGGCGGCGCCGAGTGGgcgggcgcgggggcggggccgggcggcgcgggggcgggcgcGGGGGGCGTGCCCCGCCAGGTGTGCGTGGCCTGCACCTACTGCGGCAAGTCGGTGGCCGCGCCGCCCGGACACAACCGGCCCCGCGTCGCCTTCGCCAGGCTGCCACCACCTGCTGCTAAGATGAAG CAAATCTCCTCATGTCCAAACTGCCGCAAGCCTCTCCCTCGTTGCGGGGTGTGCTCGCTGCACGTGGGCACGAgcgcgggcggggcgggcggGGCGGGTGGGGCGGGTGGGGCGGCGTTCGGCTCGTGGTTCAGCTGGTGCGTGGCGTGTCGGCACGGCGGGCACGCGCAGCATCTCATCAACTGGTTCAA GGAGCACACGGAGTGTCCAGTCAGCTCGTGTAACTGTCACTGTGCCACGCTTGACCCGCCCGACAGGCACGACTAG